The genomic region tgacctctcgACACCTAattttaatcagttcatccttaaGTCCAACTGAACATGTGTACCTAATTTGGCATTTCTGAGATATTGTGTTGACAGACAGCCACCTGTATTTTACTTTAAGTATGTTTACTTAATAACAGTTAGGTACTTTTCTCAAgtaacatttttaatgcaggacTTTATCTGTAGTGTATCTGAAATACTTTTACATTCCACTACTTCTATTTTTGCTTGAGAAAATCGTTTTTAAACCGTTACAGACCAGCTGGTATTCCTAAAAAACACAACTCCTCTTACAGAACATCAAACTGTCTGTAATCCCCTTTAACTCTCCGGGAAGTCTTAGttagtaaaaactgaaaaacacagtccTGAAGGAAACACCCACAGACGCCACGAGGCCGTTAGTGTCCTGTGAGTTATGGACTGACTGTGAGGGACCAGCAGTAAATTGTGCCGCTGCTTGCTTTAGCCGTCCCTCCTCTGTGCAAAGACGTAACAATATTCATCCTTCATCCGTCCtcaccccctctctcccttcgTGTTAGTTGTTTCTTTAACTGTGAAACCCCATTCCTCAAAACTAGGTTTTTCACCCACCGTTCAATGGAGCTGTTTATCACCGAGCTTGCTTGAACTGCACGTGAACCGGAACACAAGCAGCtgttaaagagaaaaatcaCCAAGTGGGTTATTCTGATTTTTAAGAAAAGACTCCTGtgttaaatctttttttgtttggagGGCAGCAGGgtgtggtagaaaaaaaaaagaagaaaactttgGGTTTAGACTCCCATGTCGGCAAACATCCAAAGCACTGAAGTGTCCTTGTGTGGGAAACTGAATCCTGTTGCTGACCGTGACTCCTGAACTCCAAGCGGATGGGGGGGCACGAAATAGAGTCTCCCTGTGAGGAACAATAACATATCGAGTGTTTTTATTAACTTGTAGTTTAGggcagtttctttctttcttttcttttctttcttttttttgtaacaaaGGCTCAGCAATTTCCCTCAACAGCTCTTCACTGTAGTTTAAAACAAACGTCATGCAAACAGCAGGAAATGGTGCATTTTTTGAGGGACTATTTTTTGGTGCAGACAGCAGGACACATAATAATGTTGGACTCGTGCTCCTCAGATGATCTTGCTTCCAAAGTTGGGAAGTCATCCTTCCGACTTCAGAGTGTTCATGTGCTTATTAGTTGGAATTTTGAAACAAGATGGATGCCACCGAGatcttttatgtcttttctttGCCCATACTTTGGCTTTGActggctgttttttctttgtttgttttacctacctgtttcattttgtctgcCACATGTGTGTGGTTATACTTAATTTAATCCTCCTCTGTCTACTTCCTTCCACATGTCCATCTTGTTTTATTAAGCATGTCTCTTTGCCTGATGTCGTCATTTAACAAGCAAGGACTGATACTGACTGGAGTTagaaataaatatgtttgatcatagagaaaatgtgagtttcTGACAGGTTTTACAGCCTCTAGCTGCTCAGCCTgaccctccctctccccttcccTCCAGGAGCTCTTCTACGAGGACAGACATTACCACGAGCACTGCTTCCGCTGCTTCCGCTGTGACCGCTCTCTGGCAGATGAGCCCTTCACCAGCCAGGACGACGCGCTCGTGTGCAGCGACTGCTTCTGCAACGAGTTTTCCTCCAAGTGTGTGGCCTGCGACAAGACAGTCATGCCAGGTAGTGACAAGAAAGACTCTCACAAACCCTCCTCTTGGATGGATCCTTGAGTAATTGCACAAGCAGTCGGAAAGTTCACACCCTGTCTATGCAGGGGTAAAGAGGCAAATGAGTTTGTGTTAAGCAGGGTGTGACAGCTTAGATGTGACAGAGTGATTGTTTCCTTGCTCTGGTGAAAATTTCTCCCAGCAGAGTTTTCAGCTCCGGCCACTGTGACGACACGAGTGCAGCAGCGGCAGTGTCGGATGACTGAAAATTACCCGGGCCTGTGGGTACTGTGGGATTATTATAACTCTCCAGTTCTTCTCTGAACTGAGCAGtcattttcttcagtttctgttcagccTGGAATGCCTTTAAAGCTGCTGCCTTCtccccactttttttttcttaaagtgCAGCCAAGTTCAAGTTCAAAACACCGTCATGCCTTTGGTCTGCGTCAGGTCCCAACAGTTGTAAAACAAGGCCGGTGATTAAAGGATCTGACGTCCAATTTCATAAGCATGACTGGTTCCTGACTTCTATAAACCTCTCCAGTGAAGCGTGTGTTTCTCGTACTTATGTGGGAGTGGACTAACAGCCACTTATGAAGTagttaaaactgtaaaataaataaaaagcactgTTGAGAGGTCAGCTAGAGCGCTGCTTTTGTCACAGCTTGTCAGATTGGTTTGATGTGAGATAATCTGAAGTAATTGTCCAACACAGGAGGGCTGTGTAAAAACAGGTTGCACTGCATCATCGcctctcagtgtttgtgtgaacgCTATCAGAGCCTTCAAAGCTGCGCCCCGGGTGACACAGAAGCTTAAAAATGTCAGGAAAGATATCAACAAACATCTCAGTTTCCACCTTCATCTGctttccccccccccctctggCAGGATCGAGGATGTTGGAGTACGGCGGCTCCGCGTGGCACGAGGACTGTTTTGTGTGCCACGGCTGCGAGAAGCCGATCGGTGCCGAGGCTTTCATCCCCGACAATAACAACTACTACTGTGTGCCGTGCTACGAGGGCAGGTTTGCTCCTCAGTGCAGCCACTGCAAAAAGGTGAAGCACACAGGCTCCACATGTGATATGATTGATGTTAAGGAGACATTATGTTTAGATTGTCTGTCCATTCTTGTGAACATGATGTTTTCTTCAAATCCTCAAGGATGATCTCATTAGAttttggaggtcaaaggtcaaggccaCTGTGACCGTCAAGAATTCATATGATAATTAAAATACCTTCCTATTAAATCATGTAGTCTTCACTACATATATTGTTTGAGTGTGGacagacatggatgtaaactgcaaCGGTTTTTGGCGGAAGCACACAACCACAAGGCATGATTCtagtttttattattcattgttTATGAACTCTCTTATTATTCTTTAGTCAATGAAATGTCCATCTCAAGTTGCCAGCGCCCAAGGCGACATCTGCAAATGTTTTGTCCAAAAACCGTCcaaaactaaatacatttattttataatgtcATCAGactttgctgttttaaaaaactgtgCTCTTAATGGTTTGGTTTTTGGCATTCCATTAATATGTACAAGAAAattgactgtgtctgtttgagagTTAATGAAGTTTAACATGTTTCTAACATCTAGGTGTGAAATCATTGGGTAACATGGTTAAATATAGTAATACCACAATGTCCGTGCAAATGAAGAATTGGTTTTATGGTTTATGGTAAGCGCTGTACTGTGCGTTCATTTACATCAGAAGTTGGACTGGAGTGACGTCGCCTCAAGTTAACAGCATTCAGTTGAGAGTCAGAAACATGGACGTCACAGAGCTTTATAGTTGCTCTTTTGATAGACACGTTCGAAACAATATCACTCACCTTAAGAACAGTTGTTAACATTAGACTTAACATTAGACTAGATTTAGACAGCTAAAATTAGCTGTTCGAAAAAAGAAACGTTAAGTGAACGTGAACCAATTCAAACGAATCCCGGACTAGCCATTGTCATTGCTAGCCGCTGTTAGACTGACgtaatgtgaaacaaacaagataGAACTGTTAAAGCAGTAAGAGTGTTCACTACTGTTGACATGagtggcagccatcttgaattcttacgttggggttggtggggtttctCTGATCTGACTTCAGGGGGCGTTCCAGTTGAAACGTCCGACTAGGAACAGGGCAATTCTGCCTCCAGAGTACAACTGGAAGGCACCATAACTATGAATAGTGACAATCATCTTGGATAAACAGCCGTTACTTacatagtttgtgtttgtggcctGCAGGCTCTCACTAAAGGAGGGGTGACCTACAAGGAGGAGGTTTGGCACAAAGAGTGTTTCTTGTGCACGGGCTGCAAAACTCCGCTGGCCGGTCAACCCTTCACCTCACAGGGAGACAGTCCGTACTGCGTCAAGTGTTTCAGCAGCCTCTATGCCAAAAAGTGTGCCGGCTGCAACACGGCCATCACAGGTCAGTGAAGTGTAGCCTACTGG from Lates calcarifer isolate ASB-BC8 linkage group LG3, TLL_Latcal_v3, whole genome shotgun sequence harbors:
- the LOC108903141 gene encoding four and a half LIM domains protein 3, translating into MSDCFDCKNCNESLYGRKYIQVEDNPHCIPCYDRLYAKTCQECKEIIGHNAKELFYEDRHYHEHCFRCFRCDRSLADEPFTSQDDALVCSDCFCNEFSSKCVACDKTVMPGSRMLEYGGSAWHEDCFVCHGCEKPIGAEAFIPDNNNYYCVPCYEGRFAPQCSHCKKALTKGGVTYKEEVWHKECFLCTGCKTPLAGQPFTSQGDSPYCVKCFSSLYAKKCAGCNTAITGFGDGKYVSFEDRQWHQPCFKCSRCSVSLVGSGFFPDRDQILCTDCNNDD